In Massilia sp. METH4, the genomic window TGCCAGCGCATCGCCTATGCTGGCGTGAGCGAACCCGCGAGGATGGCCGAACATCGGGCCGGCATCGTCCGAGCAGGTGATGCGGCCCGTGGCAAGGTCGACCTGCCAGGCCGCCATGCCTGCCGATTGCAGGGCGACCTCGAGGCATTCCCTGGCCAGCGATTCGCGCGCCATCGATTCGAGCAACCTGGCGCGGGTGTTCAGGCGCTCGAAGGCACCAAGCACGGCATAAGGGACCCGCGGGTAATGCCTGGGCGTCTTGGTGATGTAATCGTCCAGCCCTTCCTTCATGGCTTCCACGGCGACTTCCTCGTTGCCGCTGCCGGTGAACATGATTACCGGTACATGCGGGTAGCGCCGCTTGATCTCGCGCAGCACCTCGGTGCCGACCGTCCAGCGCAGGCGGTAATCCGTGACCGCCACATCGAAGCCGCCGGCATCGAGCACCACGTCCAGCGCCGCCGCGTCGCTGACATGGCGCACCTCGAGCTGGTCGATGCGCAGCCGTAGCTCGCGCTCGACCAGGGCGCGGTCGTCGGGGTTGTCGTCGATCAGCAGGACCCGCAGCGGTCCCTGCGCGGCAATGTGATCAGGCACCTGGCAACTCGATCCAGAAATTCGAGCCGACGCCCGGCGCAGCCTCGACACCCACGCTGCCGCTCATGCGCTCGACTCCCTTCTTGACGATCGCGAGGCCGATCCCGGTGCCTGGATATTCCTCCTCGCCATGCAGGCGCTCGAACACGTTGAACACGCGCGCCCTGGCTTCATCGGCCATGCCGATGCCGTTATCCTGCACTTCGATGCGCACGGTACGTCCACGGGCGCGCGCCACGATCTGCACCGCGGCGTGCGAGTCGGGCCGCACGAACTTGACCGCATTGCCGAGCAGGTTGGCCAGGGCCTGCACGAGCACCGCCCGGTGCGCCCGCACCATCATCTGTTCCGGCACGTCGACCTGGATATCGGCGGCCTGGTAGGCGGGTTCGCCCTGCAGCGTGGCACGCGCATCCTGCACGATGTCGCGCAGCGGCAGGGTATCGATATTGAGCTCTGCGCGCGAGAGTCGCGCAAACTCGAGAAGGTCCGACACCATGAGGTCGATGCGCCGCGCGATGGCATTGATGCGGTCCACATACTGTTCGAAATTGCTGAAGTCGCGCGCCGACAGGTCCTGGCGCAGCGCCGCGGCGTAGCCCTGGATCGTGCGCAGGGGCTCGCGCAGGTCGTGGGAGACCGACACCCCGAAGGTTTCCAGCGCCTCGTTCGCCTCCTGGAGCTGCCGGGTGCGCTCGACGATCCGCTGCTCGAGTTCCGCGTTGAGGCGGTGGATTTCGGCCCCCGCCCGGCGCAGCGAAGTCGCGTCTTCCACGATACCGTCGATGGCGTCGTGTCCATTGACCTTGACACGCACCAGCTTGACGACATAGAAGCGGCCGGCCTCGTCGCTGGCATTCACCTCGGCCTGCAACTCGGCCGTTTCGGAGGGGGCCTGGAGCTGTGCCAGGCAGCGCGCCACCTGGTCGAGCAAAGGGTGGCGCAGCGAATCCGGCGCGCCAGGGTCACCGCCGAGCATGTTCCAGAATGCGCGGTTGGCTTCTTCCAGCCTGCCATCGAGCGACATGCGGAATACGCCGAGCTGGATATTCTCCAGCAGGGCGGCCAGCCGGGTTTCGGACCTTATCGCGCGGGCACGGATCTCCTTCCGGTCCAGGCAGGTGCGCACGGCTACCGGCAGGCGAGCGTAGTGGCGCGGACTCTTGATGACGTAGTCGTCGAGACCGAGCTTCATCGCCTCGACGGCGATTTCCTGGGTTCCGGTGGCAGTGAACATAATCACGGGCATCTGCGGGTCGATGGCCTTGACCTGCTTGAGGATGTCCAGGCCGGTAATCCAGCGCATCTGGAAGTCGGTAATGATGAGGTCTACCCGCAATCCCGCCTGCAGCTCCCGTTCCCACCCGATGCGGTCACCCACTTCGCCGATGGAGCAGTCGGGCAGGTGCCGTTCCAGTTCACGCCGCGCCAGCGCACGGTCATCCGGATTATCGTCGAGCAGCAGTAGGTTCAATGTCATCGCGTTTCTTCATGCAAGGCGCCATGATGCCATGCTTTGTCAGTTTTCGTTGCCGTCGCGCACGATTGCTGGCGGAACGGTCAGATTGTTTTTGAACCAGTACAGGTCCAGCACGCCGAGCAACTGGACCAGCCCATTGAAGGCCACCGGTTTTTGCAGGTAGGAATTGGCACCCAGCGCATAGGCCTTCTGGATGTCCTCGTCTTCGCTCGACGAAGTGAGCACGACCACGGGCGTCGTATCCAGGGCGGCCTGGTCGCGCACCCAGCGCAATACCTCGAGGCCGGGCCGCCTGGGCAGCTTGAGGTCGAGCAGGACCAGGCCGGGCAGCGGATGGCGCCCGCGGTCGGCGAACCGGCCCGTTCCATCCAGGTAGGCTACGGCTTCGTCGCCATCCTCGACGATCTGCATCGCCACCGGCAGGCCCGCCTTCTTGAGCGCGCGCCGCGCCAGCAGCACGTCGTCAGGATTATCCTCGACCAGCAGCAGGACCGGCAGGCCCGCTTCGATGCCGTCGTGCGGCGTGATGTGCATGCGATATCTCCATGATGATGTCAGTCGGCCGCCGGCATGGTCAGCTCGAAAACGCTTCCGCCTGCCTCGCGCCCGGCGATCCTTACCGACCCGCCGAGGCGCTCGAGGCCCTTTTTCACGATGGCCAGGCCGATTCCGGTGCCCGGATAGCGTTCCTCGCCATGCAGGCGCTCGAATACCCCGAACACCTGCTCGCGATGCTCGGCGGCGATGCCGATGCCATTATCGGCGATCGACAACTGTACCGCCATTCCATTGCGTTCGGCGCTAACCTGGATGTGGGGGACGACGCCCTTGCCAACGAACTTGATGGCATTCGACAGCAAATTGCCCAGCACCTGGGCAAGGATGGTCCCGTTCGCCCACACGGCCGGTAACGGATAGCCAATGTCCAGCCGGGCGCCGCTCTCGGCGATTTGCGTCTCGATATCGCGCAGCGCGGTCTTGAAGGCCATGCCCAGCTCGACCCGCTCGAAACGCAGCTCGGCGCGCGACAGGCGGCTATATCCGAGCAGGTCGGTGATGAGGCGGTCCATGCGCACGACGGCGGCAACGATGCGGCCGGCGAACACTTTGCCGTCTTCCGACATCCGGTCGGCTTCGTCTTCCATGAGGG contains:
- a CDS encoding ATP-binding protein, translating into MTLNLLLLDDNPDDRALARRELERHLPDCSIGEVGDRIGWERELQAGLRVDLIITDFQMRWITGLDILKQVKAIDPQMPVIMFTATGTQEIAVEAMKLGLDDYVIKSPRHYARLPVAVRTCLDRKEIRARAIRSETRLAALLENIQLGVFRMSLDGRLEEANRAFWNMLGGDPGAPDSLRHPLLDQVARCLAQLQAPSETAELQAEVNASDEAGRFYVVKLVRVKVNGHDAIDGIVEDATSLRRAGAEIHRLNAELEQRIVERTRQLQEANEALETFGVSVSHDLREPLRTIQGYAAALRQDLSARDFSNFEQYVDRINAIARRIDLMVSDLLEFARLSRAELNIDTLPLRDIVQDARATLQGEPAYQAADIQVDVPEQMMVRAHRAVLVQALANLLGNAVKFVRPDSHAAVQIVARARGRTVRIEVQDNGIGMADEARARVFNVFERLHGEEEYPGTGIGLAIVKKGVERMSGSVGVEAAPGVGSNFWIELPGA
- a CDS encoding response regulator, which codes for MHITPHDGIEAGLPVLLLVEDNPDDVLLARRALKKAGLPVAMQIVEDGDEAVAYLDGTGRFADRGRHPLPGLVLLDLKLPRRPGLEVLRWVRDQAALDTTPVVVLTSSSEDEDIQKAYALGANSYLQKPVAFNGLVQLLGVLDLYWFKNNLTVPPAIVRDGNEN